In Eucalyptus grandis isolate ANBG69807.140 chromosome 4, ASM1654582v1, whole genome shotgun sequence, the following proteins share a genomic window:
- the LOC104442010 gene encoding protein LOL1 yields the protein MPVPLAPYPTPPTTPYTPPPVNGTQSQLVCSGCRNLLLYPAGATSVCCAVCNAVTAVPPPGTEMAQLVCGGCHTLLMYIRGATSVQCSCCHTVNLALEANQVAHVNCGNCRMLLMYQYGARSVKCAVCNFVTSVGASSSTLEQKFTS from the exons ATGCCGGTTCCTCTCGCTCCATATCCGACTCCTCCAACGACACCTTATACTCCTCCGCCTGTGAATG GTACACAGAGCCAGCTTGTCTGTTCTGGGTGTAGGAATCTCTTGCTTTATCCGGCAGGAGCGACCTCCGTTTGCTGTGCAGTTTGCAATGCGGTCACTGCAGTTCCTCCTCCAG GCACCGAAATGGCCCAGTTGGTATGCGGAGGCTGCCACACCTTACTCATGTACATCCGAGGAGCGACAAGCGTACAGTGCTCCTGTTGTCACACAGTCAACCTAGCCTTGGAAG CAAATCAGGTGGCACACGTCAACTGCGGGAATTGCAGGATGCTCCTGATGTACCAATATGGCGCACGGTCGGTCAAATGCGCTGTTTGCAATTTTGTTACATCAGTTGGT GCTTCGTCAAGCACACTGGAACAGAAGTTCACCAGCTAG
- the LOC104442011 gene encoding auxin-responsive protein SAUR77 has protein sequence MDCLVLPVSILRRWSAGSRSGYRPLLEEAEPTAAVKVVVGKERKEFLVDPFVLEENPFRVLIDSARQRETRKEKRVVLVDVDSILFEHMLWLMRNDSTSLFQLNLKDIIDFYAQDF, from the coding sequence ATGGATTGCCTGGTCTTGCCGGTCTCGATCCTGAGAAGGTGGTCGGCGGGTTCGAGATCGGGCTACCGGCCCCTCCTGGAGGAGGCAGAGCCGACGGCGGCGGTGAAGGTGGTGGTGGGGAAGGAGAGGAAGGAGTTCCTGGTGGACCCTTTCGTGTTGGAGGAGAACCCTTTCCGGGTCTTGATCGATTCGGCAAGGCAGAGAGAGACGAGGAAAGAGAAGAGGGTGGTTCTGGTGGACGTGGACTCCATCTTGTTCGAGCACATGCTGTGGCTGATGCGCAACGATTCCACTTCTCTGTTCCAGCTGAATCTCAAGGACATCATTGACTTCTATGCTCAAGATTTTTAG